In Hemibagrus wyckioides isolate EC202008001 linkage group LG12, SWU_Hwy_1.0, whole genome shotgun sequence, the genomic stretch TGGAGGATGGAAGTGGTGAAAACTGCTGGTGAGGCAGCGAGGGGTGACCGGAAGTGGTCGAAGGTCATTATTGGTCATAAACTCCCATGTTAAATGATTGCGTATTTATTATTCAGATTATTAAGGCTGCTCTATTGGACACTAGTAATAGaagtaataatttattaataataatccaaAATGTTTGACTTTTAATATGAATATTTGCAGAAAACTTAAtcgttgtctttttttttttttttttaaggcacgTGGCTTGTCTGTCTGGAAGGAAAACTCCAGCTTGAGCATCAGCTACAgcaggtattgtgtgtgtgtgtgtgaatctgttgTGGATGTAACTAAATTAATAACCATGTGAGATTCCTGAGATAAATACTACATAGGAAGTGCTGTCTGATGCGATAACTGATGGTTAGAAGCTACACTGTTCTGAGGAGAAAGCTGATGGGGTTTCATCTCTCGCTGGATTGTGTATGAACACGTGTCCCCTCTGTGCAGGAAACTGACTTCAGGATACCACTGGACCTGATCTGAATCTGAGTACAGGTATGTTTACTTTCTGTTGTAAGAAACTCTaaagtgattgttttttttttttttttttccctgctccAACACTCCTGCTTTAATGTGTGCAAGTCATCACTGATGCATTTCCAAAGTGCTCCACACAGTGATGCTGGAGAGCTTGGGTTATGGTTTTATGTGTTAATATTAAACACCACTAAAACATgacctttttttgtttatttgtaaagaAATGACCATCTTAATGATGGCCAATCACAATCTAGCTTTGCAGAAAAGTGTGGGGAGGAAGAAATGGGGTGGGGGAATGATTGCATTTTGTCGTATGTTTAGTTGCTATGTTGAGACGCGTTTTGCGTGGCTTCTTGTTGACGTGTTTAAATCAGTCTggagtgttggtgtggagaaGGCATGCAGGCAAGCCTGTGATGAGAGAAAAGTTATCCCTGTCTGAAATGATCGTGTGGAGACGTGGTAACCTGAGGCTTGTGCTCCCTCTCTCTATGCTGTGTGCGTTCAGGGATAGATCACTAACtggggtgtttttttattacagatggaggaggaggatgagatgGTGTAGTCCTTGATGGCTAAAGGACATGTAATGGGTGCAAGCTGGAGGCAAAACAAAGGGTAAACTGGAGCTGGCCAATACAAACCAGTAGTCGGCTACATGAGGAATGCAAATCTTGTTGCACCAGAAAATGCAGCTCCACCTTAAATAGTATTGTGGTTGCATGGCTGTAATAAACTGATGTCAGGATAAAGAATTAGTGATAACTTGCTCATCTCATAGCATGGCTAACATAACAGGTAAGTTATGTATTCATTGTGGTTTCAAATGATTTTGGCTATGTACCCAGCCATGAAAGTGCAGTTTGCTGTCAAGAGGTTCCTGCTCTGTTTACAATGACCACAACCTGGTACAGTTGTCTTCCGTCCTTGCTGCTGGCTGGACAGGACTTCAGATATTCCCATTCAGTGCACAGTTTTAGGCATCTAACTTAAAAGCCCTCAGTTTTTCTTTACTATACACTTGTTTTtctatcaggtgtagatgtctGTTCACTCAACTGGAGGTCACAGTCCATCCACTGATGGAGCATGTATGGGTCAGCCAATCTCGTTCTGTCAAAgttcaattttttttcaaataattgAGTGACCTAACATAGTCCTGATAAATTCACATTTTGACCAGTTCAAATCTTtctgcaccccccccccccaaaaaaaaccacAATGTTTACTAGCAGAAAAAGGGTCTGTAGTTCAGGGAAGATCACATGACTGCTATTGCTTAGTATGTTGGAATGTATGAAGGCTGTGTAAATAAAGAGATTTAATCCAAAGATGCCTGATGTCTTAATTCAACTCAAACTTCACACATTTTGATTTCTACAGGATGAGCTTCACCTCCATTCCATTCTTTACTGAAATTCAAATGAACACCAGGTTGAGGCTGAAGTGTTAAGATTAGACTTTATtaaaatgaggtaaaaaaactaaaatggcAGCAGGTTGggttgtgttcatgtgtgtaagGTTGAGttgcatggtgtgtgtttcagtgtgtccaGAAAGATCTGTTCATCCTGCAGGAAATCCCGGTCCTGAGATACACAATGTTTATTAGTGAAGTGAGGCATATGAACAGTATTGCACAACCATCGTGTGTGTACCTTTTCAGCTGTGTGTTTCAGCACAGCAAGTGTAGCCTGTAGTTTTGGTGAAATGGATCTGGAACTGTTTACTGGTGCTAAAGGATGAACTACTGTGCTGCTGAACACGGGAGAGAATCCTGAAATGTTCAGAAGAAATGATTCATGTAAAACTTACAGCATTGTCTCTGGCTGAAGAGGTAAAGACCTTCATTTGCTGAGCTGTTATTGGGTAACACtactgtttaaaatatttactggAACTAGAGAGCTATATTATTGGCAAgagttttgggacgcccctccaaaCCATTGAATTCAGAGGTTGGTCCCTTAGTTTTAGTGATGGGAGCTCCTTAattcttcagcttcataccaagacattttggacaatatcatgctttgtgggaacagtttggggatgaccccttcctgttccatcatgactgcacaccagtgaccaaagcaaggtccataaagacatggatgagtgagtttggtgtggaggaacttaactggcctgacctcaaccctatagaacacctttgggatgaattagagcggagactgtgagccagacctcctcgtccaacatcagtgtctgacctcacaaatgcacttctagaagaatggtcagaaattcccataaacacactcctaaaccatgtggaaagccttcccagaagctgTTATGTTTTCTTATTTAGCTAGTATGAAAGTCAAGCATGTGATGTACATTAAACATCATTTTGGTAATAAATTACAAGTGGGATTTGTTGAGTGCAGGGTTATTGTATAGGgatctggtgtgtgtttatatacctGTTAGTAAAGGATCAGCATGGGCAGGTACGTGGTCAGTGGGAAGGTTGTCTCtcattctgtccatctctctgtgaTAGTCAGTCATTCTCATCCTCTCCTGAGAGACCAGACAGATGAGTAATCAAACACACAGTCTGATTGCAGAAAGTACCGTTCCAAATTAAATGCCAGGTTTGgtacatcacacacccacactgaccTGCTGGAGGTTGTGCTCCTGCTTCCTCAGTCGCTCCAGCTCAGTGTGGATGTGGCGTAGACGAGCCTGATGTCCCGCCTCCACCTGCCGAGCCTCCTGCAGTGACCGCTCGCCTTCATCGTAGCGCTCACACGCcagctacagacacacacaagcacaaattACACACGTATCCACAACATCACAAAATCAAGCACAAAGCTTCCTGTGTGCTTTACACTGAACTGAGCTGCAGGGAATGAGGATTGCAGGatacagcaggtgtgtgtggggtcaccTTGCTGAGAGACTCCACCTCCTGAGCTCGGTGTTTCAGGTGCAGAGCTGCTGCATtcagtctccctctctccactTCCAGCTCTTCTCTGAGTTTctccaggttctctctctccttctgtaaGGCCTCCTCTCTCTGCTTCAGCTCTCCTGCTCTGAGCTTCAGCTCAGcctgctcctaacacacacacacacacaccccactgtcAAGGCTGGTAAAAATACACAGAGGATTACAtctactaaaacaaatttttagATGACGGTTCATGTTCATGCAGACACAGgggcagactgtgtgtgtgtgtgtgtgtgtgtgtacctgtgctaTGCTGATAATATGTCCCTCTcggtccatctctctctctttgcgcAGTTTGTCCTGAGCGTGGAAGTGTGTCCACTCTGCGGCGAgtttcctcctctcctctgcaCAGCGCTGCATCACTGACTGCTGCTCCTCTAACAGAgcgctctgacacacacacacacaccccacattaTTTCCATTTACGCTGCCTCTCACAGTTTTGATGCTTGtatattttctcttttcttttttattctgtttgtgtgtatgtgtgtgggagacCTTGGCCCTCTccagctcctctctctctatggTGAAGTGTTGAGTCATGGTGCGTCTCTCCTCCTCCAGGCCCCGTAATGCTGACTCTGCTTTAGCCTGCTCTGCTGTGACCCGCCAgcgctcctacacacacacacacacacacacacacacacacaacagcatcaCTAAAGGAAACACTGCAGGCACTTTATCATATGTACATTAATCTAAATGTCTCACACCCAGAAGCCCTACACTCTCCCCTGTGGACAGACCTGCTGGAGCTGTCTCTGCTGCTCAGCCAGCTGCGTGTCCATTTTGGCTATGACCTCTTTGAGTCGGGTTCTCTCCTCCGCCATGTCCCTCTGTTGCTGAGTCAGACGCTCCtgcagcactgacacacacacgtcatgaACAAAATCACTTCCTCAGCCCATACACTGTGCTTGACTAATACCCTTGAAAGATAAAAACATACGACATAAGACGACTCCTTAACCCAAATTCCTGCTGGAAAACTCAGAGTGGTGCTCAGGAGCAAGGAGGTaaacttaaaatataaataaataaatatataataaaataaataaatttatttaaatataaataaataaataaataaataaataaataaataattaattagttaTGAGGCAAGTTAAATGCAGACTCAGGTAGGTATGGTGTAAGGTGTAAGCCTTACACCTTTTTATCTGATAAGGCTGATGATATTGGTtagtaatataattatttatttattttgtgtgtgtgtgttatacctCGCAGttgttcatctctctgtctagcTCCGAGCTCCAGACCCTGAGTGGTGTTTTCGTGAGTGCTCTCAATGCGAGACGAGAGATCACCTAGCCTGAGAGAGAACTGCTCCATTTGATCAATAACCACTGTCAgggacctacacacacacacacatataggtGATGTGTAATATATGATACAAACTGATGATAGATTGCAGTATTAAGCACTAAACCTTGCATCAGAAATATAGAACTATAATACCAAAGGTATTGGGACACCCTGCGAAATCAtcgagttcaggggttgggctcggtctcttagttccagtgaaaggaactcttaacgcttcagcttcataccaagacattttggacaatttcatgctttgtgggaacagtttggatgAAAAATAGtggatgaccacttcctgttccaacatgactgcacaccagtgaccaaagcaaggtccataaagacatggatgagtgagtttggtgtggaggaacttgactggcctgcacagagtcctgacctcaaccccatagaacacctttgggatgaattagagtggagattgtgagccagaccaaaactgggacgtctgtctttacctgcacatgaatgtaatatggagttgtaccgcccctttacagctgtaacagcttcaactcttctgggaaggctttccacaaggtttaggagtgtgtttatgggaatttttgaccattcctctagaagagcatttgtgaggtcaggcactgatgttggacaagaaggtctggctcacagtctccactctaattcatcccaaaggtgttctatggggttgaggtcaggactctgtgcaggccagtcaagttcccccacagcaaactcactcatccatgtctttatggactgtgtgtgtgcgtgtgtgtgggcttAAAGTGTGGTACCTGGTCTGTGAGGTAGCACTGGTCACTGCATCAATCTCCTCGTCCTTCAGTCTCTTGAGTCTCTGTACCTGCTCCTCATGATCCTTCTTCATCTCCAGTATAGActtcctgtaacacacacactccaggtaTGTACAAGAACACTCAATACAGTAAAACCGTTTTTCCATCTACACTGGTACAGTAAAGGTCCAGCTAAACTGTCTGAAACAGGGGTTGGGGCCTACAGTGCTGTTCATTACTGATAGGTTGCACATAAGATTTCTGACcccatctctgtgtgtgtacctctggaGCTCTCGGAGTCTCTCCACCTCGCGGTCTCTCTCCTGTTGGCTCTGTGCCAGCCTGCGCTGGTGCTGCTCCTGAAGCTCTCCCCTCTCCCGCTGTGCCATCTTCAACACCGCCTCCAGACGCTCCGTCAGCTCCTGGTTCTCCATGTGTGCCCGTGCCTCCCGCTGCACCACAGACTCCTCCAGCAGCTTCACACGAGctctgaggagagagagagagagagagagagagattgtgttacctgtgtgtgtgtgtttgttctccaTAAGTGCAGCCTGGAAgtttgtttaaatttaattgtatatttctgttctttattacaccatgtgtttgtatgtgtgtgtgtgtgtgtgttacctgtgtgtattCTCCATAAGCTCTATGtcatgtttgtgtctctgttgGATGTTATCCAGTAACATCTGCAGCTGATCCTTTTCTAGCTGCAGACTCCGCACCtattaaacaaacagaaaaatatacaacactcagctgtgtgtgtttgtgtttgtgtttgtctgtctgtcccttcaTATGTATGATCCTAGCATGGAGAGgcttgagtatgtgtgtctataCTAGTTTATGGacataactctgtgtgtgtgtgtgtgtgtgtgtgtatatattatactgtatatctgtctgtataggttgtatatatgtatatacctatagttgtgtgtttgtgtatatacacttgtgtgtagctctgtgtttgtgtgtagaggtgtgtgtttgcgAAGGTCTACCTGTCCCTCCAGCTGTATGATCCTGGTCTGGAGTGCAGTCGTGTCTCCGCTGTGATGTTCTGTATCTCTCCGCTGTTTCTGTAAGGACTTGAGGTCCATTGGTGACCCTAAACCCCAGAGCTGAGCCTGAGccagctgtacacacacacacacacacacacacacacacacactattgtcatttattttcatgatgAATTGCCACTGAGGTCTGGTCAATAATTTGTTTCACtttgtgtaaggtgtgtgtgtgtgtgtgtgagagaggcagaccTGCTGTTGGAGGAGAAGCTGCTGAAGGCCGTCTGTAGACAGAGACACCTGCTGGACAGGTGCAGTGCTCACAGCTGCAGGTTTCTGCTCTGactctgagagagagggagggtgggagtgagagagagaactttaTAACTTGTATCATATATAGTACTTATTTACTGATTTAGAACAAATGATCTGTTATGTCCATTTCGCACAGTCTGAGAGTAGGACCGGATTGCTGATGGTCCATGTTTTGTTCTGCTGTAGGGGACATAccatgtgtgtgttgagctccTGTGCTGGGTGCTGGGGCAGATGCCAGGCTCTGCTGTCGGCTAGGCACAACCAGAGACTCACGGCTAAggacacacacaataacaataagattgtgtgtatttatttactttttcacTAATGTGTCAGTGTTCTGTAGTTGGACTGATGTgttatagaggtgtgtgttcagtagagtggtgttatacaggtgggcgttcagtagagtggtgttaaacaggtgtgtgttcagtagagtggtgttatacaggtgtgtgttcagtagagtggtggtaaacaggtgtgtgttcagtagagtggtgttatacaggtgtgtgttcagtagagtggtggtaaacaggtgtgtgttcagtagagtggtggtatacaggtgtgtgttcagtagagtggtgttatacaggtgtgtgttcagtagagtggtggtaaacaggtgtgtgttcagtagagtggtggtaaacaggtgtgtgttcagtagagtggtgttatacaggtgtgtgttcagtagagtggtgttatacacgtgtgtgttcagtagagtggtgttatacacgtgtgtgttcagtagagtggtgttatacacgtgtgtgttcagtagagtggtgttatacacgtgtgtgttcagtagagtggtgttatacacgtgtgtgttcagtagagtggtggtatacaggtgtgtgttcagtagagtggtgttatacaggtgtgtgttcagtagagtggtggtatacaggtgtgtgttcagtagagtggtggtaaacaggtgtgtgttcagtagagtggtgttatacaggtgtgtgttcagtagagtggtgttatacacgtgtgtgttcagtagagtggtggtatacaggtgtgtgttcagtagagtggtgttatacaggtgtgtgttcagtagagtggtgttatacaggtgtgtgttcagtagagtggtgttatacaggtgtgtgttcagtagagtggtgttatacacgtgtgtgttcagtagagtggtgttatacaggtgtgtgttcagtagagtggtgttatacacgtgtgtgttcagtagagtggtggtatacacgtgtgtgttcagtagagtggtggtaaacaggtgtgtgttcagtagagtggtgttatacacgtgtgtgttcagtagagtggtggtaaacaggtgtgtgttcagtagagtggtggtaaacaggtgtgtgttcagtagagtggtggtaaacaggtgtgtgttcagtagagtggtggtaaacaggtgtgtgttcagtagagtggtgttatacaggtgtgtgttcagtagagtggtgttatacaggtgtgtgttcagtagagtggtgttatacacgtgtgtgttcagtagagtggtgttatacacgtgtgtgttcagtagagtggtgttatacacgtgtgtgttcagtagagtggtgttatacacgtgtgtgttcagtagagtggtggtaaacaggtgtgtgttcagtagagtggtgttatacacgtgtgtgttcagtagagtggtgttatacacgtgtgtgttcagtagagtggtggtaaacaggtgtgtgttcagtagagtggtgttatacacgtgtgtgttcagtagagtggtgttatacacgtgtgtgttcagtagagtggtgttatacacgtgtgtgttcagtagagtggtggtaaacaggtgtgtgttcagtagagtggtgttatacacgtgtgtgttcagtagagtggtggtaaacaggtgtgtgttcagtagagtggtggtaaacaggtgtgtgttcagtagagtggtgttatacaggtgtgtgttcagtagagtggtgttatacacgtgtgtgttcaatAGAGTGGtggtatacaggtgtgtgttcagtagagtggtgttatacaggtgtgtgttcagtagagtggtgttatacaggtgtgtgttcagtagagtggtgttatacaggtgtgtgttcagtagagtggtgttatacacgtgtgtgttcagtagagtggtgttatacacgtgtgtgttcagtagagtggtggtaTACAGGTGTgcgttcagtagagtggtggtaTACAGGTGTgcgttcagtagagtggtgttatacacgtgtgcgttcagtagagtggtgttatacacgtgtgcgttcagtagagtggtgttatacacgtgtgcgttcagtagagtggtggtaAACAGGTGTgcgttcagtagagtggtggtaAACAGGTGTgcgttcagtagagtggtgttatacacgtgtgcgttcagtagagtggtggtaAACAGGTGTgcgttcagtagagtggtgttatacaggtgtgcgttcagtagagtggtgttatacacgtgtgttcagtagagtggtgttatacaggtgtgcgttcagtagagtggtgttatacaggtgtgcgttcagtagagtggtgttatacaggtgtgcgttcagtagagtggtgttatacaggtgtgcgttcagtagagtggtgttatacaggtgtgtgttcagtagagtggtgttatagaggtgtgtgttcagtagagtggtgttatacacgtgtgtgttcagtggagtggtgttatacacgtgtgtgttcagtggagtggtgttatacaggtgtgttttcagtggagtggtgttatacaggtgtgttttcagtggagtggtgttatacaggtgtgtgttcagtggagtggtgttatacacgtgtgtgttcagtagagtggtgttatacacgtgtgtgttcagtggagtggtgttatacacgtgtgtgttcagtggagtggtgttatacaggtgtgttttcagtggagtggtgttatacaggtgtgtgttcagtggagtggtgttatacaggtgtgtgttcagtggagtggtgttatacacgtgtgtgttcagtagagtggtgttatacaggtgtgtgttcagtagagtggtgttatacaggtgtgtgttcagtagagtggtgttatacaggtgtgtgttcagtagagtggtgttatacaggtgtgttttcagtggagtggtgttatacaggtgtgtgttcagtggagtggtgttatacaggtgtgtgttcagtagagtggtgttatacacgtgtgtgttcagtagagtggtgttatacaggtgtgtgttcagtagagtggtgttatacaggtgtgtgttcagtagagtggtgttatacacgtgtgtgttcagtagagtggtgttatacacgtgtgtgttcagtagagtggtgttatacacgtgtgtgttcagtagagtggtgttatacacgtgtgtgttcagtagagtggtgttatacacgtgtgtgttcagtagagtggtgttatacaggtgtgtgttcagtagagtggtgttatacaggtgtgtgttcagtagagtggtgttatacacgtgtgtggtcagtagagtggt encodes the following:
- the LOC131362384 gene encoding fas-binding factor 1 homolog isoform X3 — translated: MTSKQKKSLKGSIDDVLGDLLGDDTDDLPVKARSPAAGPSRPGGVLRTQSGKRNLLDDDFFSKLAEEAEKDGEGSDVSEVDPKALLENMKDMDDMDADLFGSKRKPSSAPALSRTSRTETSKPGDKNKPNQSEGVEERKPGSAPAAAVRSYSKFSIMDDTDDPLDDLLNKLGGERPKSAPSGKAGKQPTSSPAGQKKEEQATPASAPKKHNELYFDHDEDDLMDALGFSDPPKGRGSGLLTKKESEAPQRPRTRLDEILGIGTSPRLLERPVTGEKKDTTPAERQPQKGSAGKDSVTGDEDLMFGSYQPTLVLTPEGRNSRRHSVRFSTEDLSSSSPERKPKSSTVTSTVTSTVTSTRPGRPPSDWLGLKQDEDEAEKEEEPKREKKEAAGSSERLKRPPSPSNVGGKPSRVTSKHSEELRAIPDTPETSTTTAAKSELKKKEEEDEDDCLAGAPSKNKTLVEDREKKQEESLGIGDEIRDLDTFLSKRNATTTPRRVKEDTPLPPRQPSRESLVVPSRQQSLASAPAPSTGAQHTHESEQKPAAVSTAPVQQVSLSTDGLQQLLLQQQLAQAQLWGLGSPMDLKSLQKQRRDTEHHSGDTTALQTRIIQLEGQVRSLQLEKDQLQMLLDNIQQRHKHDIELMENTHRARVKLLEESVVQREARAHMENQELTERLEAVLKMAQRERGELQEQHQRRLAQSQQERDREVERLRELQRKSILEMKKDHEEQVQRLKRLKDEEIDAVTSATSQTRSLTVVIDQMEQFSLRLGDLSSRIESTHENTTQGLELGARQRDEQLRVLQERLTQQQRDMAEERTRLKEVIAKMDTQLAEQQRQLQQERWRVTAEQAKAESALRGLEEERRTMTQHFTIEREELERAKSALLEEQQSVMQRCAEERRKLAAEWTHFHAQDKLRKEREMDREGHIISIAQEQAELKLRAGELKQREEALQKERENLEKLREELEVERGRLNAAALHLKHRAQEVESLSKLACERYDEGERSLQEARQVEAGHQARLRHIHTELERLRKQEHNLQQERMRMTDYHREMDRMRDNLPTDHVPAHADPLLTGFSPVFSSTVVHPLAPVNSSRSISPKLQATLAVLKHTAEKVHTRWLCNTVHMPHFTNKHCVSQDRDFLQDEQIFLDTLKHTPCNSTLHT
- the LOC131362384 gene encoding fas-binding factor 1 homolog isoform X4; translated protein: MTSKQKKSLKGSIDDVLGDLLGDDTDDLPVKARSPAAGPSRPGGVLRTQSGKRNLLDDDFFSKLAEEAEKDGEGSDVSEVDPKALLENMKDMDDMDADLFGSKRKPSSAPALSRTSRTETSKPGDKNKPNQSEGVEERKPGSAPAAAVRSYSKFSIMDDDDDDDDGGDDELPAAKQDDTDDPLDDLLNKLGGERPKSAPSGKAGKQPTSSPAGQKKEEQATPASAPKKHNELYFDHDEDDLMDALGFSDPPKGRGSGLLTKKESEAPQRPRTRLDEILGIGTSPRLLERPVTGEKKDTTPAERQPQKGSAGKDSVTGDEDLMFGSYQPTLVLTPEGRNSRRHSVRFSTEDLSSSSPERKPKSSTVTSTVTSTVTSTRPGRPPSDWLGLKQDEDEAEKEEEPKREKKEAAGSSERLKRPPSPSNVGGKPSRVTSKHSEELRAIPDTPETSTTTAAKSELKKKEEEDEDDCLAGAPSKNKTLVEDREKKQEESLGIGDEIRDLDTFLSKRNATTTPRRVKEDTPLPPRQPSRESLVVPSRQQSLASAPAPSTGAQHTHESEQKPAAVSTAPVQQVSLSTDGLQQLLLQQQLAQAQLWGLGSPMDLKSLQKQRRDTEHHSGDTTALQTRIIQLEGQVRSLQLEKDQLQMLLDNIQQRHKHDIELMENTHRARVKLLEESVVQREARAHMENQELTERLEAVLKMAQRERGELQEQHQRRLAQSQQERDREVERLRELQRKSILEMKKDHEEQVQRLKRLKDEEIDAVTSATSQTRSLTVVIDQMEQFSLRLGDLSSRIESTHENTTQGLELGARQRDEQLRVLQERLTQQQRDMAEERTRLKEVIAKMDTQLAEQQRQLQQERWRVTAEQAKAESALRGLEEERRTMTQHFTIEREELERAKSALLEEQQSVMQRCAEERRKLAAEWTHFHAQDKLRKEREMDREGHIISIAQEQAELKLRAGELKQREEALQKERENLEKLREELEVERGRLNAAALHLKHRAQEVESLSKLACERYDEGERSLQEARQVEAGHQARLRHIHTELERLRKQEHNLQQERMRMTDYHREMDRMRDNLPTDHVPAHADPLLTGFSPVFSSTVVHPLAPVNSSRSISPKLQATLAVLKHTAEKDRDFLQDEQIFLDTLKHTPCNSTLHT
- the LOC131362384 gene encoding fas-binding factor 1 homolog isoform X1, with amino-acid sequence MTSKQKKSLKGSIDDVLGDLLGDDTDDLPVKARSPAAGPSRPGGVLRTQSGKRNLLDDDFFSKLAEEAEKDGEGSDVSEVDPKALLENMKDMDDMDADLFGSKRKPSSAPALSRTSRTETSKPGDKNKPNQSEGVEERKPGSAPAAAVRSYSKFSIMDDDDDDDDGGDDELPAAKQDDTDDPLDDLLNKLGGERPKSAPSGKAGKQPTSSPAGQKKEEQATPASAPKKHNELYFDHDEDDLMDALGFSDPPKGRGSGLLTKKESEAPQRPRTRLDEILGIGTSPRLLERPVTGEKKDTTPAERQPQKGSAGKDSVTGDEDLMFGSYQPTLVLTPEGRNSRRHSVRFSTEDLSSSSPERKPKSSTVTSTVTSTVTSTRPGRPPSDWLGLKQDEDEAEKEEEPKREKKEAAGSSERLKRPPSPSNVGGKPSRVTSKHSEELRAIPDTPETSTTTAAKSELKKKEEEDEDDCLAGAPSKNKTLVEDREKKQEESLGIGDEIRDLDTFLSKRNATTTPRRVKEDTPLPPRQPSRESLVVPSRQQSLASAPAPSTGAQHTHESEQKPAAVSTAPVQQVSLSTDGLQQLLLQQQLAQAQLWGLGSPMDLKSLQKQRRDTEHHSGDTTALQTRIIQLEGQVRSLQLEKDQLQMLLDNIQQRHKHDIELMENTHRARVKLLEESVVQREARAHMENQELTERLEAVLKMAQRERGELQEQHQRRLAQSQQERDREVERLRELQRKSILEMKKDHEEQVQRLKRLKDEEIDAVTSATSQTRSLTVVIDQMEQFSLRLGDLSSRIESTHENTTQGLELGARQRDEQLRVLQERLTQQQRDMAEERTRLKEVIAKMDTQLAEQQRQLQQERWRVTAEQAKAESALRGLEEERRTMTQHFTIEREELERAKSALLEEQQSVMQRCAEERRKLAAEWTHFHAQDKLRKEREMDREGHIISIAQEQAELKLRAGELKQREEALQKERENLEKLREELEVERGRLNAAALHLKHRAQEVESLSKLACERYDEGERSLQEARQVEAGHQARLRHIHTELERLRKQEHNLQQERMRMTDYHREMDRMRDNLPTDHVPAHADPLLTGFSPVFSSTVVHPLAPVNSSRSISPKLQATLAVLKHTAEKVHTRWLCNTVHMPHFTNKHCVSQDRDFLQDEQIFLDTLKHTPCNSTLHT
- the LOC131362384 gene encoding fas-binding factor 1 homolog isoform X2 — protein: MTSKQKKSLKGSIDDVLGDLLGDDTDDLPVKARSPAAGPSRPGGVLRTQSGKRNLLDDDFFSKLAEEAEKDGEGSDVSEVDPKALLENMKDMDDMDADLFGSKRKPSSAPALSRTSRTETSKPGDKNKPNQSEGVEERKPGSAPAAAVRSYSKFSIMDDDDDDGGDDELPAAKQDDTDDPLDDLLNKLGGERPKSAPSGKAGKQPTSSPAGQKKEEQATPASAPKKHNELYFDHDEDDLMDALGFSDPPKGRGSGLLTKKESEAPQRPRTRLDEILGIGTSPRLLERPVTGEKKDTTPAERQPQKGSAGKDSVTGDEDLMFGSYQPTLVLTPEGRNSRRHSVRFSTEDLSSSSPERKPKSSTVTSTVTSTVTSTRPGRPPSDWLGLKQDEDEAEKEEEPKREKKEAAGSSERLKRPPSPSNVGGKPSRVTSKHSEELRAIPDTPETSTTTAAKSELKKKEEEDEDDCLAGAPSKNKTLVEDREKKQEESLGIGDEIRDLDTFLSKRNATTTPRRVKEDTPLPPRQPSRESLVVPSRQQSLASAPAPSTGAQHTHESEQKPAAVSTAPVQQVSLSTDGLQQLLLQQQLAQAQLWGLGSPMDLKSLQKQRRDTEHHSGDTTALQTRIIQLEGQVRSLQLEKDQLQMLLDNIQQRHKHDIELMENTHRARVKLLEESVVQREARAHMENQELTERLEAVLKMAQRERGELQEQHQRRLAQSQQERDREVERLRELQRKSILEMKKDHEEQVQRLKRLKDEEIDAVTSATSQTRSLTVVIDQMEQFSLRLGDLSSRIESTHENTTQGLELGARQRDEQLRVLQERLTQQQRDMAEERTRLKEVIAKMDTQLAEQQRQLQQERWRVTAEQAKAESALRGLEEERRTMTQHFTIEREELERAKSALLEEQQSVMQRCAEERRKLAAEWTHFHAQDKLRKEREMDREGHIISIAQEQAELKLRAGELKQREEALQKERENLEKLREELEVERGRLNAAALHLKHRAQEVESLSKLACERYDEGERSLQEARQVEAGHQARLRHIHTELERLRKQEHNLQQERMRMTDYHREMDRMRDNLPTDHVPAHADPLLTGFSPVFSSTVVHPLAPVNSSRSISPKLQATLAVLKHTAEKVHTRWLCNTVHMPHFTNKHCVSQDRDFLQDEQIFLDTLKHTPCNSTLHT